One Tamandua tetradactyla isolate mTamTet1 chromosome 20, mTamTet1.pri, whole genome shotgun sequence DNA segment encodes these proteins:
- the LOC143664359 gene encoding rab11 family-interacting protein 2-like: MGPILSTSTLLLLSPSRSVVGKEWLPTHMQMPILQMHSLQAKGLSGFSSPFVVIQLRKQTFTTSVMHRDLGPEQRESCLLKWPQSLHLWEKASLILAVRHHLLWFSDQFLGQICLPLKQLFQGEAKRDTEWVLPVERGLLGVEFSLVEDTFP; this comes from the coding sequence ATGGGGCCCATTTTAAGCACGAGCACGTTGCTGTTACTTTCCCCCAGCAGGTCTGTAGTTGGGAAGGAATGGCTTCCGACTCACATGCAGATGCCCATTCTCCAGATGCACTCTCTGCAGGCCAAGGGGCTTTCAGGCTTCAGCAGTCCCTTCGTGGTCATTCAGCTCCGGAAGCAGACGTTCACAACCTCGGTGATGCATCGAGATCTTGGCCCCGAGCAGAGGGAGAGCTGCCTCCTCAAGTGGCCTCAGAGCCTGCACCTGTGGGAGAAGGCCAGCCTCATACTCGCTGTCAGACATCACTTGCTTTGGTTCTCTGACCAGTTCTTGGGGCAAATTTGCCTTCCCTTGAAGCAGCTTTTCCAGGGGGAGGCCAAGAGGGACACTGAGTGGGTATTACCAGTGGAGAGAGGTCTCCTTGGGGTTGAGTTTTCACTTGTTGAAGACACTTTTCCTTAA